AGGCGTGCGTCAGTTCGTGCAGCAGGAGGTTGTACTGGCCATGCAAAGCAATTAGGCCCTGAGGGTCAACCAGCACAATATCGCCGCGTTGCGCAGTCTGACTCCGAAGGCGGACGTACCAGGCCTGGGGTGCCAATCCCCCCGGCTCAACCCTGGGGTCAATCCACACTCTCACGCGCCGCAGTTGGCTGTGGCTCTGGGCCGGCAGGACGCGGAGGGCTTCTTGCAACTGCTCCTCAACCCGCCAGAGCAGGCGGTCTTGCAACGCCGGGTCGGCCCGCAGAGCAGGCGCCAGAAGAACCGTGAACCCAGCCAGGGTCTGGCCCTGAACCTCGGCGAGGTCCGTCGGAGCAGAGAGGGTGTCACCCACCGTGCAGGCTGAACACAGAAGACCCAGACAAAAAAGCAAAATGCGCATGACTCCAGAGGTTTACGCTCTCGGCTGATCCAGCGTTCCGTCTGGATTCACCTGACTGAAGATTTCGGAGCTATGGAAGGAGAGCAGCGACGCGGCCGGCGGCTTGTGCGCCGGAGGCTGGAACACAGTTCAAACAATTGGCGCCGCGTTCAAGAAGCTGACTGCTACCCAAGGCTCATGCATCCTGATGCCCAAACCTCTGTTAAGCCCTGCACATCTGGAGCGCACACCGCTTTTTCTTCCGGTGCCCAACCCGTCTGAATGGCAGGAAGCTGCAAGCGAGGAAACGATAGCCTGCCATACACCTATGCGGCGTACACACACCCCAGGTATCCATGCAGCAGTAGGGCAGTTCAGCAGCGTCGCCGACCAAGCGCATGGCTCGCCTCGTTGGCTCGCCTGCCCACTTCAATCTGATTGAAGACGTGCCCCAGACCAGGAGCTACAGGATTTTTCTGATGTCCTGGCATGAGAGAGGCGCCGCCAGGTCTTCCCAGCGACGCCCTCACTTCCTCTTTGCTTGAGCCCAGGGTGCTTACCGCCCAGCCAGTAAGCTCCAGATCCCCGGATTGGCCACCCAGCCGTACCACAGGTTAGGCAGCAGGCCCAGCACCGTCACGCCGCCGACGCCCAGCGCCACGGCGAAAGTGGTGGGTGGACGCTGGCCATGAGCGTATTCGCGCGCAGGCGTGCGGTCGGGCATGAACATCAGCATGGCGGGGCGCAGGTAATACACCAGCGCCGCCACACTGGTCAGGGCAGCCAGGACGCTCAGCCAGACGTAGCCGTTCTGGAATGCGGCCTGAAACACCAGATACTTCCCGAAAAATCCCGCAAACGGCGGCAACCCCGCCAGCGAGGCCAGGCAGATGGCCAGCGCCACCGCGTAGCCAGGGTGCCGGTAGTAGAGGCCACGCATGTCGTTGTTCTCAAAACCCGCTTCGCTGCGCTGCAGGGCCGCCACGATGGCCAGGGCGGCGGCCGTCATCAGGGTGTAAATCAGCAGGTAATAGGTGAGGGCCGCGCCGCCCGCCTGGGGCGTGCCCAGGAGGGCCATCGCCAGAAAGCCGGTGTGGGCCACCGCCGAATACGCCAGCATCCGCTTGAAGTTACCCTGCCGCAGCGCCGCAAAGTTGCCGATAATGAGTGTGGCCGCAATCAGGATCTGCAGGACCGAGTGCCAGCCCGGCGCGTCGGCCAGAGCGCCCGAGAACACCCGCAGCATGCCGGCAAAAGCGGCCACCTTGACCACCGTGCTGAGAAAGAGGCTGACACTGGTGGGCGCGCCGCCGTAGACATCGGGCGTCCACTGATGGAAGGGCGCCAGCGCCACCTTAAAGCCAAAGCCGCACAGCAGCAGCAGGGCGCCGCCGACCAGAATGCCCACGTTCTCCGGGTTCAGGCCCTGCACCGAGGCGACCCGCGCGGCAATTTCAGCGTAGTTCAGGCTGCCGGTCGCGCCGTACACAAACGCCAGGCCGTAAATCAGCACCGCGCTGCCCGCCGCACCCAGCAGAAAATATTTGAGGCCCGATTCCTCGGCGCGGCGCGAGCCCTGCAGGGTGGCCAGCACGTAGGAACTCAGGCTCATGATTTCCAGGCCGATCAGCATGACCACGAGGTCGCCCGAAAAGGCGATCAGCAGGCAGCCAGTCACGGCGTACATCAACATGGCGTCAAATTCGGGGAAGGACACGCGGGCCCGCCAGGCGGTGTCCAGCGTGACCAGCAGGGTCATCAGGGTGCCGATGAGCAGCACAAAGGCCAGCAGCAGCGCAGCATTGTCGGCCACGAAGCCGCCGCCAAACGCTGTCAGGCCCCGGTTCCACAGCAGGGCCAGGCTGGCGCCCGACAGCAGCAGGGCGCCGATGTTGATAAAGGTCAGGGTAAGCCTCGGCACCCAGAAGCCCAGCAGGGTACTGGCCAGGGCGCCGGCCAGAACGATCAGCACCGGCAGCATGGGGGTCAGGGCCACATCGGGGGGCGTCAGCATGTCAGTTGCCTCCCAGGGCGCTCAGCACCGTGCGCACGGCCGGCTGCATGAGGTTGAGGGCCGGAGTGGAATACACCCCGAATAGGACGAGAACAGCCAGCGGCAGCGCCAGCACCAGCCATTCGGTGTGCACGAGGTCGCGCACCGTCACCGCACCCCGGGGCCGCGCCTGCCAGAATGTTGTCTGAAAGGCCGTCAGGGCGTAGGCAGCGGCGGCAATCGTTGTGATCCCCGCAATGAAGGTCAGCCACGGCGAGACCTGATAGGCGCCCAGCAAAATCGAGAACTCGCCGATAAAGCCCGCCAGCCCCGGCACGGCAATGGACGCGAACCACAGGGCCATCGTGAGGCCGCTCAGGGCGCCGGCCTGCGTCATGACACCGCCTACGCGGGTCTCCAGGCTGCCAATCCGCTCCTGCACCATGCCCACCGAGAGAAACAGGGCGCCGGTGTACAGGTTCTGGAAGGCCAGCAGGTACATCGCGCCGATGACGGCGGTTTCGTTCAGCGAGAACACACCCAGACCCACAAAACCCATGTGCGAGAGGCCCGCGTAGGCCAGCAGGCGTTTCCAGTCGGTCTGCCGAAAGGCAATCCAGGCTGCGTACAGCGCGGTGAACGCCGCTAGGCCCATCAGAATGGGGCGCAGTTCCAGGCTGGCGTCGGGGAACAGGGGAATGGCGAAGGTAAAGAGGCCATAGCCGCCCACCTTGTACAGGGTGCCCATCACGTCCGGCACGCCCGAGTCGTGATTCTGCTCGTGAAAGTCCGGCAGCCAGGCATGCAGCGGCCACAGCGGCAGCTTGACCGCCATCGCCGCCAGAAAGCCCAGATACAGCCAGGTCTGCGCCGGGCCAGTCACCAGGTGGGCCTTTAGGTCCGTCATGGCGAAGGTAGGGCTGCCGCCCAGGGCCTTGACCCCGATGATGCTCACCAGCATCAGCAGGCTGCCAAACAGGGTGTAGGCCGCGAACTTGACCAGCGCCCGCATGCGCCCAGCCTTGCCGTACATGGCGAGCATCAGCAGAGCAGGAATCAGGGCGTCTTCAAAGAACACGTAGAACAGCAGCAGGTCCTGCGCGGCGAAAATGCCGATCAGGCCCGTTTCCATCGCCAGGATGAGGGACAGCATGGGACCCGGATTGGGAATGCGCCGCGCCGTATACAGGATGGCGATAAAGGACATGAACGCCGTGACCAGCGCCAGCGCGAGGCTGACCCCGCTCAGCTGCACCGAGTAGGTGATGCCCAGCGGCGGAATCCAGTCCCAGCGGAACAGCTCCGAGCCGCCGCCGCGCCAGATGGCCAGGCCCGCGCCCAGGGTCAGCGCAGCGATAAAGCCCGCGACCTCATCCCGGAAGGTCTTCGGCACGACCAGCAGCAGCAGACTGCCCAGCACCGGCAGAAAAATCATGAGGGTCGGCAGCCAGTCGGTCAGCGTGTTCATGCGCCACTTCCAATGGTTTTCAGGGCCCAGTAGCCGATAATCAGGGCGGTGCCCAGCAGCATAGAGACGGCGTAGGCGCGCACAAAGCCGCTTTGCCACAGGGTGAACAGGCCGCCTGGCCCACTGGCGTTGCGCGCCACGCCGCCCAGGGCACCGTCCGTGCCCCGGTCCACGGTGTCCAGCGCCCCGGCAATGGCCCGGCTGGGGTTCCCCACGAGGTTGTCGTACACGGTGTCCAGGTACAGGGCGCGGGTGCTGGTCTCGCCCAGCGGTCCGTCCGCGAGGCTGCCCCGGCGGTGTTCAAGGAATGCCCAGACCAGACCAATCACGCCGGCCGCCACCGCCAGCGCGGTCAGCAGCCATTCGGTGCTTGCAGCGATCTCATGGCCGTGGCTGGGAATGGCGCGGCCCAGGTAGGTGTCAAAGGCGTGCCCGCCCCCCAGGAACGAGGGGATGTTCAGAAAGCCGCCCAGCGTGGCCAGCGCCGCCAGAATGCCCAGCGGCACCTTGGTCAGCAGGTCGGCCTCGTGCGGGTGGCCGTGGCCCCGGTATGCGCCGCGCCACACCAGGAAGTACCAGCGGCCCATGTAGAAGGCGGTCAGCAGCGCCACGCCCAGGCCAATGACGTACAGGCCAGGGTTGGCCTCGTAAGCGGCGGCCAGAATGGCGTCCTTGGAAAAGAAGCCGCTCCAGATGGGAATGCCCGCAATCGCCAGCACGCCCGCCACCGAAACGAGGTGGGTAAAGGGCATGAATTTGTGCAGCCCGCCCATGCGCCGCACATCCTGCTCCTCGTGCAGCGCGTGAATGACGGCCCCCGCCGCCAGGAACAGCAGCGCCTTGAAAAAAGCGTGGGTGAGCAGGTGAAACACGCCCGCCGCGTACGAGCCCAGCCCTACTGCCATAAACATGTAGCCCAGCTGCGAGACCGTGGAAAACGCCAGAATCTTCTTGATGTCGTGCTGGTTGAGGGCTGATAGGGCGCCATACAGGGCCGTGAGGCCCCCCACCCAGGCCACCCACAGTGAGGCGTTCGGGGCCAGCTCATAGAGGAAGTGGCTGCGCGCCACCAGGTACACGCCCGCCGTGACCATCGTGGCCGCGTGAATAAGAGCAGAGACCGGCGTGGGGCCTGCCATCGCGTCCGGCAGCCAGGTGGTCAGGGGCAGCTGCCCGCTCTTGCCCACCGCGCCCACCAGTAGGAACAGGCACGCCAGTTCGATGCCAGCGGCGGCCACCTGCGCGCCCCCCTCTACCCGCTCGGCCAGTTCGGGGATAGAGAGGGTGCCGTACAACTTAAACAGCAGGAACATCCCGAGCATGAAGCCCAGGTCGCCAATCCGGTTCATGATGAAGGCCTTGCGCGCCGCGTTGGAGTTCGCCACGCCCTCGCGGTCGCTGGCTTCGCGGACCTCCTGATTTGAGGCCTCACTGTTGCGGCCATTAAACCAGAAGCCGATGAGCAGGTAACTCGCCATCCCCACGCCTTCCCAGCCCACGAACATCAGGGGGTAGGAATCGGCCAGCACCAGAATCAGCATCATGGCCACGAAGAAATTCAGGAATGCAAAGAAACGCGTGAACTTGGGGTCGTGGCTCATGTACGACAGCGAGTAGACGTGAATCAGAAAGCCGACGCCCGTGATGATCAGGGCCATCAGCGCCGAGAGCTGGTCATACCAGAAGCCCACCGAGAGGTTGGCGTTCAGCGCCATGTTGGGCAGCCAGGCCCACAACGTTTCGTGGGCGGGGGCGTCCCCCTGGCCCAGAAAGCGCAGCACGGCGACGACAAACGCCGCGAACACCGCGCCGGTGGCGAGCAGCCCGCCGGTCTTCGCCGGGAAGAGGCGCGGCAGGCACATGAGCAGCGCGAACGAGAGCAGGGGAATCAGCGGCAGGAGATAGAGGGCAGGCACAGGTGCACTCAACCTTTCAGGGCGGCGAGGTCGTCCACGTTGGTGGTCTCGCGCTTGCGGAAGATGGCGACGATGATCGCCAGGCCAATCGCCACCTCGGCGGCGGCCAGGGTCATCACGATAAAGACGGCGGTTTGCCCGGTGGGGTCGCCCCACGAACGCGCAAACGCCACCAGCGCGAGGTTGGCGGCGTTGAGCATCAGTTCCACCGAGAGAAAGACCATGATGGCCGTGCGCCGGGTCAGCACCCCAATCAT
The Deinococcus betulae DNA segment above includes these coding regions:
- the nuoL gene encoding NADH-quinone oxidoreductase subunit L → MPALYLLPLIPLLSFALLMCLPRLFPAKTGGLLATGAVFAAFVVAVLRFLGQGDAPAHETLWAWLPNMALNANLSVGFWYDQLSALMALIITGVGFLIHVYSLSYMSHDPKFTRFFAFLNFFVAMMLILVLADSYPLMFVGWEGVGMASYLLIGFWFNGRNSEASNQEVREASDREGVANSNAARKAFIMNRIGDLGFMLGMFLLFKLYGTLSIPELAERVEGGAQVAAAGIELACLFLLVGAVGKSGQLPLTTWLPDAMAGPTPVSALIHAATMVTAGVYLVARSHFLYELAPNASLWVAWVGGLTALYGALSALNQHDIKKILAFSTVSQLGYMFMAVGLGSYAAGVFHLLTHAFFKALLFLAAGAVIHALHEEQDVRRMGGLHKFMPFTHLVSVAGVLAIAGIPIWSGFFSKDAILAAAYEANPGLYVIGLGVALLTAFYMGRWYFLVWRGAYRGHGHPHEADLLTKVPLGILAALATLGGFLNIPSFLGGGHAFDTYLGRAIPSHGHEIAASTEWLLTALAVAAGVIGLVWAFLEHRRGSLADGPLGETSTRALYLDTVYDNLVGNPSRAIAGALDTVDRGTDGALGGVARNASGPGGLFTLWQSGFVRAYAVSMLLGTALIIGYWALKTIGSGA
- the nuoK gene encoding NADH-quinone oxidoreductase subunit NuoK; the encoded protein is MVPTSSYVALSGILFALGMIGVLTRRTAIMVFLSVELMLNAANLALVAFARSWGDPTGQTAVFIVMTLAAAEVAIGLAIIVAIFRKRETTNVDDLAALKG
- a CDS encoding NADH-quinone oxidoreductase subunit M, translated to MNTLTDWLPTLMIFLPVLGSLLLLVVPKTFRDEVAGFIAALTLGAGLAIWRGGGSELFRWDWIPPLGITYSVQLSGVSLALALVTAFMSFIAILYTARRIPNPGPMLSLILAMETGLIGIFAAQDLLLFYVFFEDALIPALLMLAMYGKAGRMRALVKFAAYTLFGSLLMLVSIIGVKALGGSPTFAMTDLKAHLVTGPAQTWLYLGFLAAMAVKLPLWPLHAWLPDFHEQNHDSGVPDVMGTLYKVGGYGLFTFAIPLFPDASLELRPILMGLAAFTALYAAWIAFRQTDWKRLLAYAGLSHMGFVGLGVFSLNETAVIGAMYLLAFQNLYTGALFLSVGMVQERIGSLETRVGGVMTQAGALSGLTMALWFASIAVPGLAGFIGEFSILLGAYQVSPWLTFIAGITTIAAAAYALTAFQTTFWQARPRGAVTVRDLVHTEWLVLALPLAVLVLFGVYSTPALNLMQPAVRTVLSALGGN
- a CDS encoding NADH-quinone oxidoreductase subunit N: MLTPPDVALTPMLPVLIVLAGALASTLLGFWVPRLTLTFINIGALLLSGASLALLWNRGLTAFGGGFVADNAALLLAFVLLIGTLMTLLVTLDTAWRARVSFPEFDAMLMYAVTGCLLIAFSGDLVVMLIGLEIMSLSSYVLATLQGSRRAEESGLKYFLLGAAGSAVLIYGLAFVYGATGSLNYAEIAARVASVQGLNPENVGILVGGALLLLCGFGFKVALAPFHQWTPDVYGGAPTSVSLFLSTVVKVAAFAGMLRVFSGALADAPGWHSVLQILIAATLIIGNFAALRQGNFKRMLAYSAVAHTGFLAMALLGTPQAGGAALTYYLLIYTLMTAAALAIVAALQRSEAGFENNDMRGLYYRHPGYAVALAICLASLAGLPPFAGFFGKYLVFQAAFQNGYVWLSVLAALTSVAALVYYLRPAMLMFMPDRTPAREYAHGQRPPTTFAVALGVGGVTVLGLLPNLWYGWVANPGIWSLLAGR